The Fusobacterium necrophorum subsp. necrophorum genome has a window encoding:
- a CDS encoding glutaredoxin yields MIRVYGKEDCAKCKNLKMILEGKELEFEYVEDKKQLMMIASKARIMSAPVVEYQEKVYSMDDFLRVIA; encoded by the coding sequence ATGATTCGAGTATACGGAAAGGAAGACTGTGCAAAGTGTAAAAATTTAAAAATGATTTTAGAGGGAAAAGAATTGGAATTTGAGTATGTCGAAGACAAGAAACAGTTAATGATGATAGCAAGCAAGGCAAGAATTATGTCGGCTCCGGTTGTGGAATATCAAGAAAAAGTGTATAGTATGGATGATTTTTTAAGGGTGATTGCATGA
- a CDS encoding YgiQ family radical SAM protein, with translation MKFLPTTREEMKQLGWDRLDVLLISGDTYLDTSYNGSALVGKWLVKHGFRVGIIAQPEVDSPKDITRLGEPDLFFAISGGCVDSMVANYTATKKRRQQDDFTPGGLNDRRPDRAVLVYSNMIRRFFKGTQKKIVISGIESSLRRITHYDYWSNKLRKPILFDAKADILSYGMGEMSMLALAKALRHGKDWKDIRGLSYISREPREDYLNLPSHAECLESKDTFTEAFHQFYFNCDPITAKGLCQKCDDRYLIQNPPSMTYTEEEMDAIYSMEFARDVHPYYKAMGAVRALDTIRYSVTTHRGCYGECNFCAIAIHQGRTVMSRSQSSIVEEVGEITKLPKFKGNISDVGGPTANMYALECKKKLKLGSCPDRRCLYPKKCPSLQVNHRKQIDLLRKLKKLPKIKKIFIASGIRYDMILEDTQCGQMYLKELVQDHISGQMKIAPEHTEDSILSLMGKDGRSCLNEFKNQFYSLNQKLGKKQFLTYYLIAAHPGCREKEMIDLKKFASRELRVNPEQIQIFTPTPSTYSTLMYYTEKDPFTGKKLFVEKDNGKKQKQKEIVLDKKYRS, from the coding sequence ATGAAATTTTTACCAACAACTCGAGAAGAAATGAAACAATTGGGTTGGGATCGTTTAGATGTTTTATTGATTTCAGGAGATACCTATTTGGACACTTCTTATAATGGAAGTGCTTTGGTTGGGAAATGGCTTGTCAAACACGGCTTTCGGGTGGGAATCATTGCACAGCCGGAAGTGGACAGTCCCAAAGATATTACCCGCCTGGGAGAACCTGATTTATTTTTTGCCATTTCCGGAGGTTGTGTGGATTCTATGGTAGCGAATTACACCGCTACGAAAAAAAGAAGGCAACAGGATGATTTTACTCCCGGAGGCTTGAATGATAGAAGACCGGATAGAGCTGTTTTGGTATATTCCAATATGATACGACGTTTTTTTAAAGGAACACAGAAAAAAATAGTCATCAGCGGGATTGAATCAAGTTTAAGAAGAATTACACATTATGATTATTGGAGCAATAAATTAAGAAAGCCGATTTTATTTGACGCCAAAGCGGATATTCTCTCCTATGGTATGGGAGAGATGTCAATGCTTGCTTTGGCAAAAGCCTTACGACATGGGAAAGATTGGAAAGATATCCGAGGACTTTCTTATATATCCAGAGAGCCGAGAGAAGATTATTTGAATTTGCCGAGTCATGCGGAATGTTTGGAAAGTAAAGATACTTTTACGGAGGCCTTTCATCAATTTTATTTCAATTGCGATCCGATTACCGCCAAAGGACTTTGTCAAAAATGTGATGATAGATATTTGATACAGAATCCTCCATCTATGACTTACACTGAAGAAGAAATGGATGCTATCTATTCTATGGAGTTTGCCAGAGATGTTCATCCTTATTATAAGGCAATGGGAGCAGTAAGAGCTTTGGATACCATTCGCTATTCTGTAACCACGCATCGCGGTTGTTATGGAGAATGTAATTTTTGTGCCATCGCTATTCATCAAGGAAGAACGGTCATGTCGAGAAGTCAGTCTTCCATTGTGGAGGAAGTGGGAGAAATTACAAAACTTCCTAAGTTTAAGGGAAATATTTCTGATGTAGGAGGTCCTACGGCAAATATGTATGCCTTAGAATGTAAGAAAAAATTAAAATTGGGTTCCTGTCCGGATAGGCGATGTCTATATCCGAAAAAATGTCCATCTTTGCAAGTCAATCATAGGAAGCAAATCGATTTGTTACGAAAATTAAAAAAACTTCCGAAGATTAAGAAAATTTTTATTGCTTCCGGAATACGTTATGATATGATTTTAGAGGATACACAATGTGGACAAATGTATTTAAAAGAGTTGGTGCAAGATCATATCTCCGGACAAATGAAAATAGCTCCGGAGCATACGGAGGATAGTATTTTATCGTTAATGGGAAAAGACGGACGTTCCTGCTTAAACGAATTTAAAAATCAGTTTTATTCCTTGAATCAAAAGTTGGGGAAAAAACAATTTTTAACCTATTATTTAATTGCTGCTCATCCCGGTTGTCGAGAAAAAGAAATGATAGATCTAAAAAAATTTGCTTCGAGAGAATTAAGAGTAAATCCAGAGCAGATTCAAATATTTACTCCGACTCCGTCTACTTATTCCACTTTAATGTACTACACGGAAAAAGATCCTTTTACAGGAAAAAAATTATTTGTCGAAAAAGACAACGGAAAAAAACAAAAACAAAAAGAAATTGTGCTTGATAAGAAATATAGGAGTTGA
- a CDS encoding ribonucleoside-diphosphate reductase subunit alpha, whose protein sequence is MKLEKRKVINRDGIVEELDIEKIREKLLRACAGLEVNMVELESKIESIYEENITTKKIQESLINSAVSMTSFEESDWAEVAGRLLMMEAEREVYHSRGFSYGNLEKTISLMLSYGLYDTRLSIYTEQEIYELNQAIVPERDMVYDYAGASMFVHRYLLKYNGKTHELPQEVFMVIAMLLSIHEQDRVKVAKEIYEGLSLRKISLATPILANLRIPKGNLSSCFITAIDDNIESIFYNVDSIAKISKNGGGVGVNISRIRAKGSMVNGYYNASGGVVPWIRILNDTAVAVNQQGRRAGAVTVAIDSWHLDMESFLELQTENGDQRGKAYDIYPQVVVSNLFMERVKSGEDWTLVDPYEIRKLYGVELCELYGAKFEEVYERVEREEKIQLKKKMKARDLFKAMMKSQLETGMPYIFFKDRANERNHNSHEGMIGNGNLCMESFSNFSPSKNFQEEVLGNQAIRRKEMGEIHTCNLLSLNLAEITEEELEKYTGLAVRALDNTIDLTVTPLAESNKHNEKYRTVGVGAMGLADYLAREYMIYEDSEEEISQLFEKIAAYALKASAFLAKDRGQYPAFSGSKWSQGIFFGKTQEWYEKHSKYAELWKEVFYLVDQYGLRNGELTAIAPNTSTSLLMGATASIVPTFSRFFIEKNQSGATPRVVKYLKDRAWFYPEFKNVDPKTYVKITSKIGQWTTQGVSMELLFDLNKNVRAKDIYDTLVTAWETGCKSVYYVRTIQKNTNIINEKEECESCSG, encoded by the coding sequence ATGAAATTAGAAAAAAGAAAAGTCATCAATCGGGATGGAATCGTCGAAGAGTTGGACATTGAAAAGATTCGAGAGAAACTACTTCGAGCCTGTGCCGGTCTGGAAGTAAATATGGTAGAACTGGAAAGTAAAATTGAATCGATTTATGAAGAAAATATTACAACCAAGAAAATTCAAGAATCTTTAATCAATTCGGCGGTGAGTATGACCAGTTTTGAGGAAAGTGATTGGGCGGAGGTAGCTGGGCGTCTGTTAATGATGGAAGCGGAGCGGGAAGTTTATCATAGTCGAGGTTTTTCTTACGGGAATTTAGAGAAAACAATTTCTTTGATGTTATCCTATGGATTATACGATACGAGGCTTTCAATTTATACTGAACAGGAAATATATGAGTTAAATCAAGCGATAGTTCCGGAAAGAGATATGGTTTATGATTATGCGGGAGCAAGTATGTTTGTGCATCGCTATCTATTGAAATATAATGGAAAAACTCACGAATTGCCACAAGAAGTATTTATGGTGATTGCTATGTTGCTCTCCATTCATGAACAGGACAGAGTAAAGGTGGCAAAGGAAATTTATGAGGGATTGTCCTTGCGAAAAATTTCTTTGGCAACGCCCATTTTGGCTAATTTAAGAATTCCAAAAGGAAATTTATCTTCCTGTTTCATTACCGCCATAGACGACAATATTGAATCTATTTTTTACAATGTGGATTCGATTGCCAAGATTAGTAAAAATGGCGGAGGAGTGGGAGTTAATATTTCTCGAATTCGTGCGAAAGGCTCTATGGTAAACGGATACTATAATGCAAGTGGGGGTGTTGTCCCTTGGATCCGTATTTTGAATGACACGGCAGTAGCGGTCAATCAGCAGGGAAGAAGAGCCGGAGCAGTGACAGTGGCAATCGACTCTTGGCATTTGGATATGGAAAGTTTCTTGGAATTACAAACAGAAAACGGAGATCAAAGGGGAAAGGCCTATGATATTTATCCTCAAGTAGTTGTTTCCAATTTATTTATGGAAAGAGTGAAATCCGGAGAGGATTGGACTTTAGTAGACCCTTATGAAATTCGAAAATTATACGGAGTGGAACTTTGTGAATTGTATGGAGCAAAGTTTGAAGAAGTGTATGAGCGAGTAGAACGAGAAGAGAAAATTCAATTGAAAAAGAAAATGAAAGCAAGAGACTTATTCAAGGCAATGATGAAATCTCAACTGGAAACAGGAATGCCCTATATTTTCTTCAAAGACAGAGCCAATGAACGAAACCATAATTCTCATGAAGGAATGATAGGGAATGGAAATTTATGTATGGAAAGTTTTTCCAATTTTTCTCCAAGTAAAAATTTTCAAGAAGAAGTGTTAGGGAATCAAGCGATTCGAAGAAAAGAAATGGGAGAAATTCACACTTGCAATCTGCTGTCTTTAAACTTGGCAGAAATAACAGAGGAAGAACTCGAAAAATATACCGGCCTAGCGGTAAGGGCTTTGGATAACACGATTGATTTGACAGTGACGCCTTTGGCAGAGTCCAACAAGCATAATGAAAAATACAGAACTGTTGGAGTCGGAGCTATGGGACTTGCGGATTACTTGGCAAGAGAATATATGATTTATGAAGACTCGGAAGAGGAAATCAGTCAGCTTTTTGAAAAGATTGCAGCCTATGCTTTAAAAGCTTCCGCTTTTTTGGCGAAAGACAGAGGACAATATCCTGCTTTTTCCGGTTCGAAATGGTCACAAGGAATTTTCTTTGGAAAAACACAGGAATGGTATGAAAAACATTCCAAATATGCAGAGTTATGGAAGGAAGTATTTTATCTAGTCGATCAATATGGACTTAGAAACGGAGAATTGACAGCCATTGCTCCTAATACTTCGACTTCTTTATTGATGGGAGCGACAGCTTCTATTGTTCCTACTTTTTCCAGATTTTTTATTGAAAAAAATCAAAGCGGGGCAACTCCCAGAGTTGTAAAATATTTAAAAGATAGAGCTTGGTTCTATCCGGAATTTAAAAACGTAGACCCAAAGACCTATGTAAAAATTACTTCTAAAATAGGGCAATGGACGACACAGGGAGTTTCTATGGAACTTTTATTCGACTTAAATAAAAATGTGAGGGCAAAAGATATTTATGAT
- a CDS encoding flavodoxin has translation MKKIGIFYGTSGSTTLGVVDELEYQLKKENYQTYNVKDGIEAMKDYENLILITPTYGVGELQPHWQKQYDTLSQIDFHGKVVGLIGLGNQFAFGESFVGALRVLYDIVSKNGGKVVGFVSDKEYSHEETTAVIDGNFVGLPIDETNQGNKTPQRIISWLELVKKEMK, from the coding sequence ATGAAAAAAATAGGAATTTTTTATGGAACGAGTGGAAGTACCACTTTAGGAGTAGTGGATGAGTTAGAATATCAATTAAAGAAAGAGAATTATCAAACATATAATGTAAAAGACGGAATAGAGGCAATGAAGGACTATGAGAATTTAATTTTGATCACTCCCACCTATGGAGTAGGAGAATTACAACCCCATTGGCAAAAACAATATGATACCTTATCCCAAATTGATTTTCATGGAAAAGTGGTAGGACTGATTGGCTTAGGAAATCAATTTGCTTTTGGAGAATCTTTTGTAGGAGCCCTTCGAGTTTTGTATGATATTGTAAGTAAAAATGGAGGAAAAGTGGTAGGTTTTGTTTCAGATAAAGAATATTCTCATGAAGAGACAACCGCTGTCATTGATGGAAACTTTGTCGGTCTTCCTATTGATGAAACAAACCAAGGAAATAAAACACCTCAAAGAATTATTTCTTGGTTAGAGCTCGTCAAAAAAGAAATGAAATAG
- the deoD gene encoding purine-nucleoside phosphorylase, producing the protein MSVHIAAKLGEIAEVVLLPGDPLRAKWIAETFLEDPVCYTTVRGMYGYTGSYQGKKISIQGTGMGIPSISIYVNELIQEYGVKTLIRIGSAGSYQENVKIRDIVLAMSSSTDSALNANRFPNASFAPTADATLFLKAYELAKEKKLPVHAGSILTSDEFYNDNPEAWKKWANFGVLCVEMETAALYTLAAKFKVRALSILTISDSLVSKEEISSEERQNSFSMMVNLALGVAGNI; encoded by the coding sequence ATGAGTGTACATATAGCAGCAAAGTTGGGAGAAATTGCGGAAGTTGTTTTATTACCGGGAGATCCTTTACGAGCAAAATGGATTGCAGAAACTTTTTTAGAAGATCCTGTTTGTTATACAACGGTGCGAGGAATGTATGGATATACAGGAAGCTATCAGGGGAAAAAAATTTCTATTCAAGGAACAGGAATGGGGATTCCTTCGATTTCTATTTATGTGAACGAATTGATACAAGAATATGGAGTGAAAACTTTGATTCGAATTGGAAGTGCCGGTTCTTATCAAGAGAATGTGAAGATTCGGGATATTGTTTTGGCAATGTCAAGTTCTACCGATTCCGCTTTGAATGCGAACCGTTTTCCAAATGCCAGTTTCGCTCCAACTGCAGATGCCACCTTATTTTTAAAAGCCTATGAACTGGCAAAAGAGAAGAAATTGCCGGTACATGCGGGATCGATTTTAACAAGCGATGAATTTTATAATGATAATCCGGAAGCTTGGAAAAAATGGGCAAATTTTGGAGTGTTGTGTGTAGAAATGGAAACAGCGGCTCTCTATACTTTGGCAGCGAAATTTAAAGTGAGAGCTTTGAGTATTTTAACGATATCGGATTCTTTGGTAAGTAAAGAAGAAATATCATCGGAGGAAAGACAAAACAGCTTTTCCATGATGGTGAACTTAGCCTTGGGAGTGGCAGGAAATATATGA
- the der gene encoding ribosome biogenesis GTPase Der — protein MKPIVAIVGRPNVGKSTLFNNLIGDRVAIVDDMPGVTRDRLYRETEWNGAEFVVVDTGGLEPANNDFMMTKIKEQAEVAMNEADVILFVVDGKAGVNPLDEEIAYILRKKQKPVVLCVNKIDNYLQQQDDIYEFWGLGFEYLVAISGAHKVNLGDMLDMVVDIIGKLEFPEEEEDILKLAVIGKPNAGKSSLVNRLSGEERTIVSDIAGTTRDAIDTLIEYKENRYMIIDTAGIRRKSKVEESLEYYSVLRAIKTIKRADVCLLMLDAQEGLTEQDKRIAGIAAEERKPIVIVMNKWDLVKNKDMKKYKEELYAELPFLSYAPIEFVSALTGQRTTKLLEIADGIYEEYTKRISTGLLNTVLKDAILMNNPPTRKGRLIKINYGTQVSVAPPKFVLFCNYPELIHFSYARYIENKFRESFGFEGSPILISFEKKSKEE, from the coding sequence ATGAAACCTATTGTAGCGATTGTAGGAAGACCAAATGTAGGAAAGTCTACCTTATTTAATAATTTAATCGGAGATCGTGTGGCAATTGTTGATGATATGCCGGGAGTAACACGAGATCGTTTGTATCGAGAAACGGAATGGAATGGAGCGGAATTCGTTGTAGTAGATACAGGAGGATTGGAACCTGCCAACAATGACTTTATGATGACAAAAATTAAAGAGCAAGCGGAAGTAGCCATGAATGAGGCGGATGTGATTCTGTTTGTAGTGGACGGAAAAGCGGGAGTCAATCCTTTGGATGAAGAAATTGCTTACATTTTAAGAAAAAAACAAAAACCGGTGGTTTTATGTGTCAATAAAATTGACAATTATTTGCAACAACAAGATGATATCTATGAGTTTTGGGGGTTGGGATTTGAATATTTAGTGGCAATTTCAGGAGCTCATAAGGTAAATCTTGGAGATATGTTGGATATGGTAGTGGATATTATCGGAAAATTAGAATTTCCGGAGGAGGAAGAAGATATTTTGAAATTGGCGGTTATTGGAAAGCCAAATGCCGGAAAATCTTCTTTGGTCAATCGATTGTCGGGGGAAGAAAGAACCATTGTGAGTGATATTGCCGGGACAACGAGAGATGCTATTGATACTTTGATTGAGTATAAAGAAAATCGATATATGATTATTGATACTGCCGGAATTCGAAGAAAATCGAAGGTAGAAGAAAGTTTGGAATATTATTCCGTACTACGAGCTATTAAAACAATTAAAAGAGCAGATGTTTGTCTTCTGATGTTAGATGCTCAAGAAGGGTTAACAGAACAGGATAAGAGAATAGCGGGAATTGCGGCGGAAGAACGAAAGCCCATCGTTATTGTTATGAATAAATGGGACTTGGTAAAGAATAAGGATATGAAGAAATATAAAGAAGAATTATATGCGGAATTGCCTTTCTTATCCTATGCTCCGATAGAGTTTGTTTCTGCTTTAACAGGACAAAGAACGACAAAATTATTAGAAATTGCAGATGGTATTTACGAAGAATACACAAAGAGAATTTCTACGGGATTGTTGAATACGGTTTTGAAAGATGCAATCTTAATGAACAATCCTCCAACTAGAAAAGGAAGACTAATTAAAATCAATTATGGAACGCAAGTTTCTGTAGCACCGCCAAAGTTTGTGTTATTCTGTAATTATCCGGAATTGATACATTTTTCTTATGCAAGGTATATCGAAAATAAGTTTAGAGAATCTTTCGGCTTTGAGGGCTCTCCTATTTTAATCAGTTTTGAAAAAAAGAGCAAAGAAGAATAA
- a CDS encoding tRNA threonylcarbamoyladenosine dehydratase translates to MIFKRTELLIGKEKMNVLQKTHILLFGLGGVGGQAFEALVRTGVGEISIVDFDTIDMTNCNRQILATQNTVGKYKTEVALERAKSINPNITIHHYTERVTKDNLLSFFEGKNYQYVIDAIDTVTAKLDIIQYAWEHQIPIISSMGTARKWNPELLEVSDITKTSVCPLARVIRKELKKRGVKHCKVVYSKEEAKCLQEDTLGSIAFVPSTAGLLLVGEVIKDICNL, encoded by the coding sequence ATGATTTTTAAAAGAACGGAACTTTTAATAGGAAAAGAAAAAATGAATGTGTTACAAAAGACTCACATTCTATTATTTGGATTAGGAGGGGTTGGAGGACAGGCTTTTGAAGCTCTTGTCCGAACAGGCGTAGGAGAAATCTCCATTGTGGACTTTGATACCATAGACATGACAAATTGCAATCGCCAGATTCTCGCAACTCAAAATACTGTCGGGAAATACAAAACGGAAGTAGCTCTCGAAAGAGCAAAGTCTATCAATCCGAACATCACAATCCATCATTACACCGAACGGGTAACAAAGGACAATTTATTGTCTTTCTTTGAAGGAAAAAACTACCAATACGTTATTGATGCCATTGATACAGTCACTGCTAAATTAGATATTATCCAATATGCTTGGGAGCATCAAATTCCAATCATTTCTTCTATGGGAACCGCTCGAAAATGGAATCCCGAACTTTTGGAAGTAAGTGACATTACTAAAACTTCCGTTTGTCCTTTGGCAAGAGTCATAAGGAAAGAACTGAAAAAAAGGGGAGTAAAACATTGTAAAGTTGTCTATTCAAAAGAAGAAGCCAAGTGCTTACAAGAAGATACTTTAGGTAGCATTGCCTTTGTTCCTTCCACGGCAGGTTTACTATTAGTAGGAGAAGTTATAAAAGATATTTGTAATTTATAA
- the brnQ gene encoding branched-chain amino acid transport system II carrier protein: MYSWKNVVLKGFALFAMLFGAGNLIFPPMLGKTLADSWAIGTMGFILTGVGFPLLGILSTSLSGKKDIEEFANKVSPWFAKLFFIALILAIGPLLAIPRTGATAYEITFLHAGLSSSLYKYIYLILYFGITLLFSLKANKVVDRIGSILTPVLLIMLFIIIVKGVSSPLGIPVTGTILTPFKNGFVEGYQTMDTLASIVFAGVILKSIRGDKDLSPKQEFSFLVQVSIIACLGLSIVYGGLSFIGASVSGMGSELGKTELLVSLTTTLLGKAGYAILGICVAGACLTTAIGLVATVADYFSKISSLSYEKLAVLTTIISFIFACFGVDMIVKISVPILVFLYPLAMALILLNVFKIQNHAIFKGACFGAGIISFYEMLGVLGLQSEALSTIYGVLPFSSLGFAWLIPAILGGVLFRFVKKD; encoded by the coding sequence ATGTATAGTTGGAAAAATGTGGTATTAAAGGGATTTGCATTGTTTGCAATGTTATTTGGGGCAGGAAATTTGATTTTTCCTCCCATGTTGGGAAAAACTTTAGCAGATTCCTGGGCGATTGGAACCATGGGATTTATTTTAACAGGGGTAGGATTTCCACTGCTGGGAATTCTGTCTACTTCTTTATCCGGAAAAAAAGATATTGAGGAATTTGCGAATAAAGTCAGTCCTTGGTTTGCCAAACTCTTTTTTATTGCTTTGATTTTGGCAATCGGACCTTTGTTAGCAATTCCCAGAACGGGAGCGACTGCTTATGAAATTACTTTTTTACATGCAGGATTAAGTTCTTCTCTTTATAAATACATATATTTAATTCTCTATTTCGGAATTACCTTATTATTTTCTTTGAAAGCTAATAAGGTGGTTGACAGAATCGGAAGTATTTTAACCCCTGTTTTACTGATTATGCTTTTTATTATCATCGTGAAGGGAGTTAGTTCTCCTTTGGGAATTCCTGTGACCGGAACTATATTAACCCCTTTTAAGAATGGTTTTGTAGAAGGGTATCAGACAATGGATACTTTAGCATCCATCGTATTTGCCGGAGTGATTTTAAAATCAATTCGTGGTGATAAAGACTTATCCCCTAAGCAAGAATTTTCTTTTTTGGTTCAAGTAAGTATCATTGCATGTTTAGGTCTATCCATTGTCTATGGAGGACTTTCTTTCATCGGAGCATCAGTAAGCGGTATGGGAAGTGAACTGGGAAAAACAGAGCTGTTGGTAAGTTTAACAACGACTCTTTTAGGAAAAGCGGGATATGCGATTTTAGGAATTTGTGTGGCCGGAGCCTGCTTGACAACAGCCATTGGATTGGTAGCAACTGTTGCGGATTATTTCAGTAAGATTTCTTCTCTGTCTTATGAAAAATTGGCGGTGCTTACTACCATAATCAGTTTCATCTTTGCTTGTTTTGGAGTAGATATGATTGTAAAAATTTCAGTACCTATCTTGGTATTCCTATATCCTCTAGCTATGGCTTTGATTCTATTAAATGTATTTAAAATTCAAAATCATGCTATTTTCAAAGGAGCTTGTTTTGGAGCCGGAATCATCAGTTTTTATGAAATGTTAGGAGTATTGGGGTTACAAAGTGAAGCACTTTCTACTATCTATGGAGTGCTGCCATTTTCTTCTTTAGGATTTGCTTGGCTGATTCCGGCAATATTAGGAGGAGTTTTATTTCGTTTTGTGAAAAAGGATTAA
- a CDS encoding arsenate reductase family protein — protein METLLIWYPKCGTCRNAKKWLDEHGIVVETRHIVEENPSKEELKQFWEWSSLPLKRFFNTSGMLYRELGLKDKIQEMSEEEMLSLLSSNGMLVKRPILVQKDKVLVGFKQEEWQKFFNMEK, from the coding sequence ATGGAAACATTGTTAATTTGGTATCCAAAATGCGGTACTTGTCGAAATGCTAAAAAGTGGCTGGATGAGCACGGAATTGTTGTAGAGACTCGACATATTGTAGAAGAAAATCCAAGTAAAGAGGAATTAAAACAATTTTGGGAATGGAGTTCTTTGCCTTTAAAACGGTTTTTTAATACCAGTGGGATGTTATATCGAGAATTAGGTTTAAAAGATAAAATACAAGAAATGTCGGAAGAGGAGATGTTATCTTTATTGTCAAGCAATGGAATGTTGGTAAAACGACCCATTCTTGTACAAAAAGATAAGGTGTTAGTTGGATTTAAGCAAGAAGAGTGGCAGAAATTTTTTAACATGGAAAAATAG
- the brnQ gene encoding branched-chain amino acid transport system II carrier protein: MVKRKDIVFTGFALFAMLFGAGNLIFPPMLGHNLGSSWGIAALGFIVTGVGFPLLGLIAAVHTGPALDDFAKRVSPLFAKSYIIVLILTIGFFLAMPRTGATAYEMTLQNAGDTNPIHKYIFLASYFIITWMFSLRANKVVERIGSILTPVLLIILAVIMYQGIFHPFTVPKTMLLEEAPFKTGFIQGYQTMDTLATIVYSAVIMKSIRHGRNLTQEEESSFLWKSSFIAVGLLACVYGALTYIGATFSGVSTIGNTDLLSKIVRELLGEFGNIVLGLAVAGACLTTAIGLVATVGDYFEKILPFSYKTIVTITCIAGFLFSNFGVQTIIQVAIPILVVLYPISMVLIFLNLLQKYMKNDVIYRVIMLLTTLFGLYQGYSL; encoded by the coding sequence ATGGTTAAAAGGAAGGATATAGTGTTCACCGGTTTTGCATTGTTTGCGATGTTATTTGGAGCGGGAAATTTAATTTTTCCTCCGATGTTAGGGCATAATTTGGGAAGCTCTTGGGGAATTGCCGCTTTAGGATTTATCGTAACAGGAGTTGGATTTCCACTCTTGGGTCTTATTGCAGCGGTTCATACAGGACCGGCATTGGACGATTTTGCAAAAAGAGTTTCTCCTCTCTTTGCAAAAAGCTATATTATTGTTTTGATTTTAACAATCGGTTTCTTTTTAGCGATGCCGAGAACGGGAGCGACTGCTTATGAGATGACTCTACAAAATGCAGGAGATACGAATCCCATTCATAAATATATTTTTTTGGCATCTTATTTTATCATTACTTGGATGTTCAGTTTACGAGCCAATAAGGTGGTGGAAAGAATTGGAAGTATTTTAACTCCGGTTTTATTGATTATTTTGGCAGTTATTATGTATCAAGGAATTTTTCATCCGTTTACGGTGCCAAAAACAATGCTGTTGGAAGAAGCACCTTTTAAAACAGGTTTTATTCAAGGCTATCAAACAATGGATACCTTAGCTACCATTGTATATTCTGCCGTTATCATGAAATCCATCCGTCATGGACGTAATTTGACTCAGGAAGAAGAAAGTTCTTTTCTATGGAAATCCAGTTTTATTGCTGTCGGATTATTAGCCTGTGTATATGGAGCTTTAACATATATCGGGGCTACTTTTAGCGGTGTTTCTACGATCGGAAATACAGATTTATTATCTAAAATTGTAAGAGAGTTATTGGGAGAATTTGGGAATATCGTTCTGGGATTGGCAGTTGCCGGAGCCTGTTTGACGACGGCTATTGGATTGGTTGCAACAGTGGGAGATTATTTTGAAAAGATCTTACCTTTTTCTTATAAAACAATCGTAACTATCACTTGCATTGCCGGATTTTTATTTTCTAATTTTGGAGTACAAACGATTATACAGGTAGCCATTCCTATTTTAGTGGTACTGTATCCCATCAGTATGGTTCTTATTTTCTTGAATTTATTGCAAAAATATATGAAAAATGATGTAATCTACAGAGTTATTATGCTTTTGACAACACTTTTTGGATTATATCAAGGATATTCTTTATAG